Below is a genomic region from Cottoperca gobio chromosome 24, fCotGob3.1, whole genome shotgun sequence.
AAGACATGGAGCTTCTACTAGCACCGTGTAACAGTACACAGCCTCGACCGTGCCAGACGAGAATCTTAAACATGACATATTTAGAGCAaagtggtaaaaaaaagaaaagaaagtaattGCTGCTTTAAGACGAtgaattttatatattttaatatatataaaaaatatgatCCATATGAATCTGATATAACCAAAAGCAAAGCAAATTAAAACTTGTAAAGTACTAGTTGGTCCAGgtttaagattattttcttttttttaccacttTGCACTTTAAGATGTTTAAGATTCTCGTCTGGCAcggtatatataataataatataataataatatattattatatatatatatatatatatatatatatatatatatatatatataaaaatatataaaaatataaatatatattatataattatatatataattatatataaattatataattatatatatatatatataatatatataattatatatatatataaatatatatatttatatatataattatatatatatatatataaatatatatatattatatatatataatatattattataataattatatattatatatatatatatatatataaatatatatatatttttatatataataattataaatatatatatatatataattataaatatatatataattataaatattaatatatataattatatatatattatatatatatatgttatataatgatggtatatagtatatagacaTCTTATgagaagcacaggtgttaccAATAAACATTAATGATCAGAGCTGATTAGGGCACTGAGCCATCGTTAACAAAATTAgtttcacctgtgcttttcctactacgACAAGTCAATTAGTCTACTGTGAAAAAGGTCAATCATcctattattaattaaataatacattgaatTAGAGGTATTTGCAATACCTAATTGAACCAAGTCTGTATGTTGCGTATGATGCAGTACACACAATCCCTGCGGCAAACGTAAAAAGAAAGTAATATAAAAGCCTTAGAGAAGTCTCAGAGCAGTGAGTCGATGTCTCAGAACAGTACATTGGCACCTTGGCAATGCTCACTGGGTGAAATACCCAATCGGACTGTGTGTAAGATCAAACATGAAGCAAGCTGCAGTAGTGTGTGTGACTACGTGTGTGTTCCAGTATGCTGGTATGgctgaagaaaaacaagcagcaaCTAAGTGTAAGAAAGCTTGTCCAGAAAATGGTAAAACACacttacaaaatgtgtttcacaGACATACCAAGTTGCTGTTAAGGCTTTGTTGCATATGAGCTTGTAAAGTGAGGTTATCCGCTAAATAAATGCACCCGTTGAGTTGTTGCAAAGGTATCACCAGTGAAAGAGTTGTATTTCCCAATATCCATATACCCAGTAAAAAGGTTAATACATTGCTGAGATTTTGGCATGTGAAGTGCTGAGGTTGTACATTAAATTATGTACAGATTATACCGTTTATAACattacatgaacacaaacactttagAAAAATGGCTCCGGTTTGAGTTCTCCACATCGGTGAGACCAAAAACATCCAGCTGACAGTCGACATCAGCTGAAGCCACTTTGTTTCAGTCATTAGTTGTATCGGTCAGTTCAGTCAGTTGAACAGGTTATGCacttaaaacagaaaagcattgTACAGTTTACAGTACCTTGACATACCAACTTAGTGAGTTATAAACGCACTGCCGTGAAAAGTAGACAAGTGACACACCTGTATGAAACAGCATCCAATAGAAGGGCAAgctgtacaaaaagaaaaaaaaggtgacaAGAGCTTAATACAGCATGTGTTGTTTAAAAAGCATAGTACAgttgtatatatattcatatattcctctctttcattcatttttatgcCAGCTTTCCCAGCATAGTCCAGCTGTCCAGTGTATAATTTTGGCATTTTCATTTCTGTATTGTTCTAGCAGCAATGTGCACATTCATTGATACTTCTCTTCATTGACCCATCTTCTGTCATCAGATATAACCTTTCAATTCCTTATTTTCTCAGATTCTTAGAAGAGTAAGGCATGACTTTGTCAAATTGGCAATTATTTAGTAAGATTATCCGTCCATCTGTTCTAACATGaatctctctgtcttcttgttTTGCTTCCTGCAGGGCTACAGTCCTCCGCTCCAGCAGAGGGAGCCATTTCTCATGAATTGAAGCCAGACTCCAATCCAGTGCTCCCACTTTTCGAAGCCTGTGAACAACCAGCAGTGGGAGAAAATATGCTGGAGGACAAACAGGGAGGTGGATAAacactcctctcctccctttacAAAAGGAAGATCAAACACCTCgagaaacaagagaaagatTAAGGGATGCcttccccctctccttctcctcctcctcctcctcctcctcctcctcctccttcagatTCAGGCTCcacggcgtgtgtgtgtgtttgtgtatctgaatgtgtgtgtgcgtatcgTAGGCGGCTCCAGTGGGCCTGGTTCTTGTTCAGGTGACCCATCATGGTCTGGCTGAGCGGGCTGTGCTCGGTGAAGCGGTGCCACTCGTCAAACAGAGGCTTCACAATGTAGGAGATGAACCCTGAAACAAAACCCAAAAAAAGGTGGCTCATCTTCCAATAAGTTGAGAGACATCTTGATGATGATACAGTAAAAAGTTATTGGCACTCTTAATACTCACCTATCTGAATGGCTGGCACAGAGTCAGTCTCCTGGTTACACAGAGGACTAATCTCCATCCCAAACTTTCTCTCCAGGTCACCTGGTAAATTCAGTAACAGTATCCACATGAATAGTTAATAAGTTGAATAAAAGCCAtaacaaaatgataataatgaaaatgtataaaatatttagGGTAATATCCAAACACTTGCCGAATGCCAAACAAAAAGGTAGGGAACACaagtattttgttttacttttcaaacCTCAATATTAGACCTTAACATGTTCAGTATAGATGCAACGATTGCCATTTTCTTGGCCAATTTCCGATTTCTCAAGTCTGTCCTGCATATTCCGATTTTCACACTTTACTCACCCTGACTGTAGAATTCCTCACACACCCTGTCACTCCACTGTCGGCTCAGCTCCCAAACCCGACATGGATTACAGACGTCAGCGCACTTCAGAGCGATCTgaaggcaaagagagagagagagattcacaCATACTGTGCAGCGACGCTAGCTACTGTAGTATTTAATGACGTTTTAAAGTACTGTAATGCGGGTGAGCAGCATACCTGCAGCGTAAAGTGTCTGTGTGAAGAGAGCTGAAGGTCCAGGTCCTGGTTGTCTAGATGTTCTCTGAAGGTCGACAGGAACTCATTCTGCCTGCTGATGTCAGTAGCCAGGATGAGAGCGCCCAGCTGCTGTTCCATGTCCTGCCTGCAGAGTAGAGGGGGGCGCCACTGAGCAAAACCACCAAAACCACCAAAACCACTAATGCCTGTGCTAATACCTGcacctgcagaaacacatatatatttttggaaatatacTGTATTCATTAGTAAGTTATCAGAGACTGTACTCTGTTCACTTTGCCCTCTCCACTTCTTTTTACTGCCATGTGCTTTATGAAGAGCTCCTGTATTGGTGTTCTACAACTGaccatgacctctgaccttatGCTGGAGGCTGGTGGATGAAAGTGGATCATGATGCCAAATGCATCATGATTGTTAAACTAAAATGTGCTGATGTatgtggtagtgtgtgtgtctaaactCTCTGCAGGTGCTGGGTATTGTTTGGATGTATGCATCTATGTTCCCTTATAAGTTACAAGAAATTGTAgtacagaaatgccaaagataTGTTTGCGGTAAGTGGGGCTGCACACAATAGTTAGAAGATTCGAAGCCTattcataatgttgacattcaaTTTCTAAAATCTACATTCAAACACTGCACAGCTTTTATTCCTTCTGTTTAAAcctggtatttctgcacagttgcagataagaTTAGGCCTCACTAAAATTATTAGTACTATTTCATACAATTTCATAGTTTGTCTACTACagagcactgacacacacacacatgcgcatcTTGGTCACattcttcaaaaaaaaaaaggagtaagGAATCcttgtaaaatatttgtttgaatTGTGTTTATGCAACAGTTCTTACGACATGTCAGCAGGCAGGTGGGACAGCAGTCCTGACTCTCGCAGCATGCCCACGGTGGATCTCCAGTGGTGACTCTCCAGCACAGACGTGTTCTGTAAATGGCATTTCAAAAACACACTCGGTTACAGGCTGGACATTAAGCCTACCGCACATTCCAACCCACGCACTGACACACGTCAGCACGTGTGTGTACCTGGTAGAGGGAAGCCAGGTGGTGTCTGGTCTTGATGAGGAAGGGCTGGTTGACTCCAGGATGGTCCACGTCGTGGGCGGCTGCTGCCATCAGACCCAGAAATACGTCCAGGGGACTCAGCTGCTCTGCCAGCTACAACACACAAAGTGTCACGGGGTAATGGTCGTTCTTCACGAAGGActcatttcaaatgaaacttGATTGCTCAGTTATCCTTCAAAGAATCAGCGGAGAGCTGAAAATGTTTATCCCGACTAGTAGGCAGTTTCTACTGTATTGTCAACGTGTCAGTTTCTCAATGATGATTAGTACAAAGATAGTTGAAGCCTGTAGGACAGtgattcttttttattgttgtggCTCATCCATATTGGTGAACGGTCTAGAATTTCAATCATTTGGGGATATACTAGATAAAAAGAGATACAATTTCTACTGAGATCATCAGATGAGGTTTTTAACATCGTCAAAATTGCTCTGCTTAGCTGAAAAAAAAACTGTCCTAATGCTTACAAACTGCAATTTACTCTTTTAAATAGAAGAGTAAATTGCAGTTTGTAAGCATTAGGACAGTTTCTTTAATAAAACTGtatcttttgtcttttaagTTTAGTCGAGGACACAAACTGGAtgattttataaaccaaatacaaataaataaaataaatacatttacctCTGACATTGAATCATTTCACCTTAAAAAGTGAAACagttcaaaaatattttaattcatAACAGACATGTCTGTGTCACAGAGGATACAAGCTTAATGGTCAGTAAAGGACAAAGTGGCGTATTGATCAGACAAGCAGCAAGCGTGCCATCTTGTATTTTGAGTGTGTTCTTGTTATCTAGACACACACCGGCGTGTGTGCTGTGCCGAATTCAATTTATTCATGTAAGTGCTTTTAACAAAATAGGTGcatcacaaagtgctttacagagcAACAAAGGACACAAAAGCAATTACTGTATAAAGGGAAAGATGCAGAGCCTCCTAATCTTGTCAGAGGGCTTCAGGGATTTCTCCAGGCTGAGAAAAGGTTGGTTGTCGGGTCTAAGTGAGCAGGAATTATCCCTCAGGAAGGAAGGCTAATTGAATATGTCAAGGAGaagcgcgcgcgtgtgtgtgtgtgtgtgtgtgtgtgtgtgtgtgtgtgtgtgtgtgtgtgtgtgtatacagtattatCCATTACCTTGGGCTCCTTCAGGTAGCAGTACATGGCTTGGGTGACATCAGCAGCATGAACAGCATTGTGATAGGGATTCTGGGAGTGGTAGTCCTCTTGCACCATGCCTGGCAAGACAGAACAAGGTTTAACCCCATTAAATTAATTCAACTTTCACATATTTAATCtgattttaatgtaattttgaaTTTGATTATCAGAGCAGAGTCTTATTCCTAACAAGTATAATCCAGTTTGCACACTAAGAAAATCAATTCCAGATTAAAAATCTATTCTCAAATCAGCCAATTCCAGCATTGTGCACTCATTAAGGCGATGTGGCAAATTAtagtattaaaagcagagtacAGTGTTTATACAatggagtttttatatttggaaaAGGTATAAATTCTATCAACACAACAtcaagacaaaagaaacatttattcatgctaaaattgcacaaataaacactttttactaaaaggtttttagtatttctcaattctcagtgacaagaataacaagttcaagttatacaaagaataaaaatgctgcctgttacataaatatatgtatgaaCATATGTAGGCTAAGGctagctgcctttttatttctcagaaactacattttcacaaaataaCAGTATAAAGCTGGTTAAGAGTTATTTTTGGAAGTTGTGAATCAATTCAGAACCTTAGAAGATAAGAATCTAAATTCTTACATGAATAGATACATCCCCACCACTAGTTGTCTTCACAtattgcattgtgtgtgtgtgtgtggacgtaacgcagaagaaagaacaaaaacaaataacaacgATTGTTAAATTGTCTAACATCCATAACAACACACAGCTCATTGTTGCTCTGCTTAGCAGTGTTTAGCATTACTATGCATACTGAATTAATATTCCCTTACAACAAAATGACTTTGTCCATATTCGTTTGTACTGTCAGGAACATAAACCCTGTGACTCTTTGTAAAGACTGATTGGAGGACAAAAGAACCAGCTGACATCAGGCTGAGCTTTCCTGAAAAGTTAACCCTTTCTCTGCCAAGGAGGCAGCCGAGAAATGCTTTCGATCAAGTGGTGACACGTGTAAATACACCAGTACTCTTATCaattaaaaaagattataattaAATAGTCAGTAGAATAAAAATATGAGGATGCACTTTTACATTTCTTGTTGCTGGAGAACAAAGCAGGACAGAGGGTGGATGGGTGTCACTGACACTTGCTGGCTGCTTACCGAGAAACCTGTGCAGTTTGACCATGTCCAGCTGGAAGTGGTGAACGAGATCGTAGACATTGAAGAGATGGCACATCAGAGTCACCAGGCTGTTACCTACAACACACAAATTCATTTGAGAAAACTTGTTTTTAGGGCTGTTACCCTGAAAATGACGTTTTACACAATGTATGTAATTACTGTATTGTTGCAGAGATAAAAAATCTAATGAAAACAATGCTAACATAAAGTAGTTTAATTGGTGAAGGAATATGGTAGGTGAGAGACAACATCCGTTAAACTTTAGGTAATAAAGAAAGCCATCTTACCATTTGTAAGACGATCGAAgaggaaaatgtcaaagttcCATGTGCCGACTTTTGAGAGCATGTGCTGTAAAGAAAGACGGACTGTTTACACAATACAGGGAGATACACGGTACCTCAAATCTGTTgggctatgtgtgtgtgtgtgtgtgtgtgtgtgtgtgtgtgtgtgttcttactgCAGCTTGTCCCAGGTAGTCATCGTCCAGTAGGTGTAGTGACCCGGAGGTGTGGGGCACCAACCCCCTGAGCAGCCTGGAGGCGTGGCAGTATCTCTGAAAGCTCAGCAGACGCTTCACCTTTCTCCTGGTGCCGGCCTCTACCTCCCCCTGCTGGGCACTGGCTGGAAATACAAACGATACACATTAACGGAACATGCGGAGTACCTGACAAAACAGTGCATCAGTGCCAGATAAGCGtctttaaaacagttttaagACTTCCTGAATTATATGTGTCGCTTTCcaagaatttaaatgtttagtcTTGAGTCTTGTCCATTTAATGCACAATTTCCCTGATTCTGCCTCACAGCTGTATTCAGAGACAAGTGTATCCCATGACACATGGCTCTACCACCGGcaataattaacaaacaaagTTTATGAAGCGGTGAAAAGAAATGTTCGTGTCATCTCATGCCTCGTCAGGAAACGTACTTTTGAGGATTCTCAGGTCAATCAGCGGGTAGGATCCTCGTCTCTCGACCAGCAGCACACCAGCATGCCCAGTGTTCAGTGTGCCAtcagctgcacacagacagagagaaagagggggaggaaatATAAAGATTTAGCTTAGCGTCATCGCTGATGTTCTGGCCATTCTTTTTGACAAACGTGTCAAAATCAAGGGATCAAACTCTCCAGAAGGAagtagagagaggaggtgagtgtagaAACTAGAGCCGAGGGAACACAGCAACAAAGAAAGCAGAAGTTTGATGGCTGAACGATAAGTGAAGCAGCCAGCGGGGTGAGAGAGGACAATGGGAGCAAAGTGTTCCCGGGTCTAGATGTCCGACATTATAAGCCTCATAAAAGCAGATTTAGAGTCTCTCTTAAAACCCCGCCTCTCTGAAACAAGAGGATCTTTGAGGTCGCTGCATCACCAGGACATCATGCATCTGGTCCGACTTTGCCCGAGGAGAACGGATTTCACGCCACTGTGCAGCTGTTATGGTGGACGAATGGTGCTGCATTGACGGCGctaattattgttgtttgtactttAGTGTCACACTGACTGGTTAGAGTGGTTCATAAGGTGTGAGGGCTTTGAGTGTATTGTAACCAAGGACCAAACACAAGGAGCCTTCACGTCTGCTGCAAAACAAAGGGTTTCTGTTTGAAGAGGTTTGATTCTAAAACATGataagaagaaaaggagaagtgTATTTTTGTCTACTGTAAGAATCTTTCCCCACAGGAAGTGTCTGCAGAGAACAAGTAGCTTTTTGGGTTTCCATGCTTCCCACGTGAGCACCTATCCGACGGGAGAGGGAACACAGCAGCACAATGGGTCCTTGAATATTGCCTCCGTTTAAAATGTGCAACTCACACAGCCGGAGGCCAGTGACAACAAGACACAACAGAGCTCCCAAAGTCACAGCACACATGAAATTTCCACTTGAATAAACTAAAAACTATGGGAATACTGAATAATTTACAGATCAGATGTGAGGAACTGGAGCGCATTATGTCCCCAAGTATGCCAGTTTGCATCACCACTGTGACTTACGAGAGCAGCTCAACTACCTGTTAATGGGGTTGGAGTCACTCTGGTAACTCCCTCGGGTTGCCAGATCTTGCCTTGCAAGTGTGGGGGTTGTCAAAGCGCCATAGTTTGCAAGCAAGGTGTTGTGGTGTGCTGTGCAGACTAGGCAGCTATACATATAACATACGGTGGAAATGTGGCATCATTCCCCATTTATTATGCAGCTTATAgtccaacaaacaaatataaaccGCTTCGGGGAAGTGACTCAGCTCCTGCGTGCTGGtgggcagagagagggggaaataCATCATCTGGAAAACCCCtccaacacagacaaaaccTCAGACACAGACTACCCCCCGGCCGCTTCACTCGGGCTCTATACTTCCATTTTATGTGTCACTCCATCAGTCCTCCCCTacctctgtctcctgtctccacTTCCTTCTCTCCATTTTATGTGTCACTCCATCAGTCCTCCCCTacctctgtctcctgtctccacTTCCTTCTCTCCATTTTATGTGTCACTCCATCAGTCCTCCCCTacctctgtctcctgtctccacttccttctctccatctctccgtTACTAACCACTCAACCTCCCCATCATCCTTCATTCCTTCCTGCTCAACAACCTCACCCCTTCTCCTCATTCCCTTTCTCTTCCTTTAACTCTCTGTGTGGTAAATAGGTCATTGTCTCTGCGCGGCACAGAACTGGGTCATTTAGGACGAAAACGTGAATCAGTTAGAAAGGGTGTTTGTAGACGGCGATGCACATGTGCATAGACACTCActgcaaatatacaaatatacacacacacacacacacaaatg
It encodes:
- the LOC115028754 gene encoding cAMP-specific 3',5'-cyclic phosphodiesterase 7B-like isoform X2, which translates into the protein MSCLMVERCGAVAFKRSEQNAIQVCMLADGTLNTGHAGVLLVERRGSYPLIDLRILKTSAQQGEVEAGTRRKVKRLLSFQRYCHASRLLRGLVPHTSGSLHLLDDDYLGQAAHMLSKVGTWNFDIFLFDRLTNGNSLVTLMCHLFNVYDLVHHFQLDMVKLHRFLGMVQEDYHSQNPYHNAVHAADVTQAMYCYLKEPKLAEQLSPLDVFLGLMAAAAHDVDHPGVNQPFLIKTRHHLASLYQNTSVLESHHWRSTVGMLRESGLLSHLPADMSQDMEQQLGALILATDISRQNEFLSTFREHLDNQDLDLQLSSHRHFTLQIALKCADVCNPCRVWELSRQWSDRVCEEFYSQGDLERKFGMEISPLCNQETDSVPAIQIGFISYIVKPLFDEWHRFTEHSPLSQTMMGHLNKNQAHWSRLRYAHTHSDTQTHTHAVEPESEGGGGGGGGGGGEGEGEGIP
- the LOC115028754 gene encoding cAMP-specific 3',5'-cyclic phosphodiesterase 7B-like isoform X1 encodes the protein MPVLDGLWGPDLRMRDSGLGVEVGVCPDDAPSSPVWGPLRTPPITCGGLSLALELPALIRQLRAAWRARRGGPRGPERSQASTWVESEKEEVEDVKHDVDDGSAHLEADGTLNTGHAGVLLVERRGSYPLIDLRILKTSAQQGEVEAGTRRKVKRLLSFQRYCHASRLLRGLVPHTSGSLHLLDDDYLGQAAHMLSKVGTWNFDIFLFDRLTNGNSLVTLMCHLFNVYDLVHHFQLDMVKLHRFLGMVQEDYHSQNPYHNAVHAADVTQAMYCYLKEPKLAEQLSPLDVFLGLMAAAAHDVDHPGVNQPFLIKTRHHLASLYQNTSVLESHHWRSTVGMLRESGLLSHLPADMSQDMEQQLGALILATDISRQNEFLSTFREHLDNQDLDLQLSSHRHFTLQIALKCADVCNPCRVWELSRQWSDRVCEEFYSQGDLERKFGMEISPLCNQETDSVPAIQIGFISYIVKPLFDEWHRFTEHSPLSQTMMGHLNKNQAHWSRLRYAHTHSDTQTHTHAVEPESEGGGGGGGGGGGEGEGEGIP